A stretch of the Polynucleobacter tropicus genome encodes the following:
- a CDS encoding ABC transporter ATP-binding protein, with protein sequence MPKDSNKRVKKILPLILNLWAYFSPKKKQDFYLLSILMILTSFIEILSIGSVVPFLSALTAPDTVFESPIIQPLIYLFKINTANGLLIPMAVFFCSTAILSASVRLMLLWRTANLSFSVGAELSAEIYRKSLYQPYHIHISRNSSEIINGISNKANTVIYSTVLPILNFISGAVLLTTILVVLIYLNPLITFIAFLGFGFSYVIVVRLIKNRLYVNSKIIAYESNNVIQSIQEGLGGIRDVLIDGSQEIFCKKYEAADSAVRGAQGSNHFLSISPKYIMEGIGLVLIAILALIILGFQDSAIGIIPMLGALALGSQRLLPLLQQLYSSWASLQGGLDSLGDVVALLNQSMPKSSSKPLTPISFTHEIRLSNISFGYEPSQPLVLRQINLIILKGEKVGVIGKSGCGKSTFLDVLMGLLQPSEGKLKVDGEEIRQLNARNWQENIAHVPQSIYLSDASIMENIAFGVPIEEIDIADVIKAAKGAKIDGWISRLPNQYLSGVGERGLRLSGGQRQRIGLARALYKKSSLIILDEATSSLDTATEESIMETVHCLDSNITIIMVAHRLSTLKDCTKIIKIENGKIKSEGSYSELINIEPIKNKF encoded by the coding sequence ATGCCTAAAGATAGCAATAAAAGGGTTAAAAAAATTCTACCCCTCATTCTAAATCTTTGGGCTTACTTTAGTCCAAAGAAAAAACAAGATTTTTATTTATTGTCAATATTAATGATATTGACTTCATTTATCGAAATATTAAGTATTGGCTCAGTCGTGCCGTTTCTGAGTGCTCTTACTGCCCCAGATACGGTTTTTGAAAGCCCAATCATTCAACCATTAATTTACTTATTTAAAATTAATACCGCTAACGGCTTATTAATTCCGATGGCGGTATTCTTTTGTTCCACCGCAATTTTGTCAGCAAGTGTAAGGTTAATGCTTCTTTGGCGGACTGCCAATTTGTCTTTTTCAGTTGGCGCTGAATTGAGTGCCGAAATTTATCGAAAAAGCCTATATCAGCCATATCATATTCATATTTCAAGAAATAGCAGTGAAATTATTAACGGGATTTCAAATAAGGCAAATACCGTCATCTATAGCACAGTTTTGCCTATACTAAATTTTATTTCTGGAGCAGTTTTATTGACGACCATTTTAGTCGTGCTTATTTATCTAAATCCCCTGATAACATTTATTGCATTTTTGGGTTTTGGATTTTCTTATGTAATTGTAGTTCGTTTAATTAAAAATCGCCTCTACGTTAATAGCAAAATAATTGCTTATGAGTCAAACAATGTTATCCAATCAATTCAAGAGGGCCTCGGTGGGATAAGGGATGTTTTAATTGATGGTTCTCAGGAAATTTTTTGTAAAAAATATGAAGCGGCGGATAGTGCTGTTAGGGGTGCTCAAGGTAGCAATCATTTTCTTAGTATTAGTCCAAAATATATTATGGAGGGAATAGGACTTGTTTTAATTGCAATATTGGCCCTAATTATTTTGGGCTTTCAAGATAGCGCTATTGGCATTATTCCAATGCTAGGCGCCTTAGCGTTGGGGTCGCAGAGGTTATTGCCGCTCTTGCAACAACTCTATAGTTCATGGGCCTCTCTACAAGGCGGACTTGATTCGTTGGGGGATGTGGTGGCGCTTTTGAATCAATCAATGCCAAAAAGCTCCAGCAAGCCATTGACCCCAATTTCCTTTACGCATGAAATAAGGTTGTCCAATATTTCATTTGGCTATGAGCCTAGTCAGCCCCTTGTCTTACGGCAAATTAATTTGATAATTTTGAAGGGGGAAAAAGTAGGGGTAATTGGTAAAAGTGGTTGTGGAAAATCTACTTTTTTGGATGTTTTAATGGGTCTTTTGCAGCCATCCGAAGGTAAGTTGAAGGTTGATGGTGAAGAAATACGGCAGCTTAATGCTCGTAATTGGCAAGAAAATATTGCCCATGTACCCCAGTCCATATATTTAAGTGACGCATCGATTATGGAGAATATTGCTTTCGGTGTTCCAATTGAGGAGATTGATATTGCTGATGTTATAAAGGCTGCCAAAGGTGCGAAGATAGATGGATGGATTAGTCGACTGCCAAACCAATATTTAAGTGGTGTTGGCGAACGTGGCTTACGACTTTCTGGCGGTCAACGCCAGCGCATCGGACTGGCCAGGGCTCTATATAAAAAATCAAGTTTAATCATACTTGATGAGGCAACTAGTTCGCTTGATACCGCCACGGAAGAGAGTATTATGGAAACGGTCCATTGTCTTGATTCAAATATCACCATTATCATGGTTGCGCACAGATTGAGCACTTTAAAGGATTGCACAAAAATTATAAAAATCGAGAATGGCAAAATTAAGTCCGAAGGTTCATATTCTGAATTGATTAATATTGAACCAATTAAAAATAAATTTTAA
- a CDS encoding class I SAM-dependent methyltransferase, whose product MFCSICGERNITDAIKSKDFNRGIDNNAFSYYRCLCCHSYFLYPTPHNISFYYHGAYPAYKHTSNKSNQVDLESDKLRLIKKYKKRGKLIEVGPAAGAFMRVASEADFKVTGIEMDESCCKYISQSMGLNVVNSSSPARELRLQEDVDVCVAFHVIEHLECLPEFLEAASSSLSRKGILVLSSPNPESLSFRVFKKYWVHLDAPRHLSLVSIVALDSLMGRYGMVRIGLHQNDRVGCLISAAGWKDSLVNICRGTKPPFRWIARLGPVLSFLMLPFDRISGLGGSYTAIYSFKSSQKDLVGQ is encoded by the coding sequence ATGTTTTGTTCAATTTGCGGTGAACGTAATATTACCGATGCTATTAAATCTAAGGATTTCAACAGAGGCATCGATAATAATGCTTTCTCATATTATCGATGCCTCTGTTGTCATTCTTATTTCTTGTACCCCACTCCTCATAATATAAGTTTCTACTACCATGGGGCATATCCCGCTTATAAACACACTTCGAATAAGAGCAATCAGGTTGACCTAGAATCGGATAAGCTGCGACTTATTAAAAAATATAAAAAAAGAGGAAAGCTAATTGAGGTGGGTCCTGCAGCTGGAGCTTTTATGCGTGTTGCAAGTGAGGCTGATTTTAAGGTCACTGGAATTGAAATGGATGAGAGTTGCTGTAAATATATAAGCCAGTCCATGGGTTTAAATGTTGTAAATTCATCATCACCTGCCCGGGAGTTAAGGTTGCAGGAAGATGTTGATGTTTGTGTGGCCTTTCATGTGATTGAGCATTTAGAATGTTTACCAGAATTCTTAGAGGCCGCATCTTCTTCATTATCGAGAAAGGGGATTCTTGTTCTATCCTCACCCAACCCAGAATCTCTTTCATTTAGAGTTTTTAAAAAATATTGGGTCCACCTTGATGCGCCTAGGCATTTATCTTTGGTCTCTATTGTGGCTCTGGACAGTCTGATGGGTAGGTATGGGATGGTAAGAATTGGTCTGCATCAGAATGATAGAGTTGGATGTCTCATTAGCGCTGCAGGCTGGAAAGATTCTTTGGTTAATATATGTCGAGGTACTAAGCCGCCGTTTAGATGGATTGCCAGGCTTGGACCTGTTCTATCATTCTTAATGCTTCCTTTTGATCGTATTTCGGGTCTGGGGGGTTCATACACAGCAATTTACTCATTTAAATCTAGCCAAAAAGATTTGGTTGGTCAATGA
- a CDS encoding NAD-dependent epimerase/dehydratase family protein, which translates to MKKKILLTGGSGFIGRNTIDILLSCGYEIHAVTSSGSIISGNINWHSANLLDSAQVKKLCMELKPSHLLHLAWYAEPGRYQDSPENFKWLEATVSLLRHFVDFGGRRIVMAGTCAEYNWDNKICDEYSTLKMPQSPYAVCKNAMQEILHSYSKNENISSAWGRIFFLYGPNEDQKRLVPSAINSLLGRTPFICKHGGQICDFLHVEDVASALVHLLDCEVKGAVNICSGQAIALHELLLKIAKFSNSNPRLIKFDSPLQEGGMQPFVVGSNKRLTEEVGWSPKYDLDQGLMQTIAARRLIF; encoded by the coding sequence ATGAAAAAGAAAATTCTCCTTACCGGGGGATCCGGCTTCATAGGTCGCAATACTATTGATATATTGTTGAGCTGTGGTTATGAAATTCATGCGGTTACTTCGAGTGGCTCAATCATTTCCGGTAATATCAATTGGCATAGTGCCAATCTACTTGATTCAGCTCAGGTAAAGAAGCTTTGCATGGAGTTAAAGCCTAGTCATCTTCTTCATCTTGCGTGGTATGCCGAGCCAGGAAGGTATCAAGATTCCCCAGAAAATTTTAAATGGCTTGAAGCAACAGTATCACTTTTAAGGCATTTTGTTGATTTTGGTGGGCGACGCATAGTTATGGCTGGTACATGTGCCGAGTATAATTGGGATAATAAAATTTGCGATGAGTATTCCACCTTAAAAATGCCGCAAAGCCCTTATGCAGTCTGTAAAAATGCAATGCAGGAAATCTTGCATTCATACAGTAAAAATGAAAATATCAGTAGTGCTTGGGGCAGAATTTTTTTTCTATATGGACCTAATGAAGACCAAAAGCGGTTGGTTCCGTCTGCTATAAACTCTTTGCTTGGTAGAACGCCATTTATATGTAAGCATGGAGGTCAAATATGCGACTTTTTACATGTAGAAGATGTTGCCTCGGCGTTAGTGCATCTTCTGGATTGCGAAGTTAAAGGGGCTGTGAATATATGTTCTGGTCAGGCTATCGCATTACACGAGCTACTTTTGAAAATTGCTAAATTTTCTAATTCAAATCCTAGATTGATTAAATTCGACTCCCCGCTACAGGAGGGGGGGATGCAACCATTTGTTGTTGGTAGCAATAAAAGACTTACAGAGGAGGTTGGCTGGTCGCCTAAATATGATCTTGATCAAGGTCTTATGCAGACTATTGCAGCTCGCCGCTTAATATTTTAG